Proteins co-encoded in one Actinobacillus succinogenes 130Z genomic window:
- the rpoZ gene encoding DNA-directed RNA polymerase subunit omega, producing MARVTVQDAVEKIGNRFDLILTAARRARQLQLNHREPLVPEDNDKPTVIALREIEKGLINNDIMDAQERQDALMQHQAEDAAVSLLTA from the coding sequence ATGGCGCGCGTAACAGTGCAAGATGCAGTGGAAAAAATCGGTAACCGTTTTGATTTAATTTTAACCGCAGCCCGTCGAGCAAGACAGCTACAGTTAAACCATCGCGAACCATTGGTGCCGGAAGATAACGATAAACCGACAGTGATCGCATTACGGGAAATCGAAAAAGGTTTAATCAACAATGACATTATGGATGCGCAAGAACGTCAGGATGCGTTAATGCAGCACCAAGCGGAAGATGCCGCCGTATCTTTATTGACGGCTTAA
- the gmk gene encoding guanylate kinase, whose amino-acid sequence MSQGNLYILSAPSGAGKSSLITALLEKDTRNSMMVSVSHTTRRPRPGEQNGVHYHFVEVDEFEALIEQGAFLEFAKVFGGNYYGTSLPAIEKNLAAGIDVFLDIDWQGAQQIREKVPNVKSIFILPPSLQELERRLIGRGQDSAEVIAERMSKAIDEISHYNEYDYVIVNDDFQQALADLVHILRAEKLTLTYQETQNHALIQELLAK is encoded by the coding sequence GAAATCATCGCTTATTACGGCATTATTGGAAAAAGATACGCGAAACTCAATGATGGTGTCCGTTTCCCATACGACTCGCCGTCCCCGTCCCGGCGAACAAAACGGCGTACATTACCATTTTGTGGAAGTTGACGAATTCGAAGCACTGATTGAACAAGGGGCGTTTTTAGAGTTCGCCAAAGTGTTCGGCGGTAATTATTACGGCACTTCACTACCCGCAATCGAAAAAAATCTCGCCGCCGGTATTGATGTTTTTTTGGATATCGACTGGCAGGGCGCCCAACAAATCCGCGAAAAAGTACCGAATGTCAAAAGCATTTTCATTCTTCCGCCATCTTTACAGGAACTGGAACGGCGTCTTATCGGACGGGGACAAGACAGCGCCGAGGTAATCGCCGAACGCATGTCGAAAGCGATAGATGAAATTTCTCATTACAACGAATATGATTATGTGATTGTAAACGATGATTTCCAACAGGCATTGGCGGATTTAGTTCATATATTGCGTGCGGAAAAATTAACATTAACTTACCAAGAAACACAAAATCACGCATTAATTCAGGAATTACTGGCAAAATAG